Genomic window (Streptomyces sp. RerS4):
GTGCAGGAGCCGGTACTCCGCGAAGAGGGCGTCGTAGGCGTCGGCCCGGGAGGCGTCCGGCGTGTAGACGGCGGGCCGTCGGCGGCCCATGGCGGCGGTGGCCGTGCGCACGTCGGGGTGCGCGCCGGCGGCCACGGCGGCGTGGATGGCCGACCCGAGGGCGGGGCCCTGGTCGGACGCGGCGAGGGAGACGGGGCGGCGCAGCACGTCGGAGTAGATCTGCATCAGCAGTTCGTTCTTGGCCAGTCCGCCGGCGACGATGAACTCGTGCACCGGTACGCCGCCCGCCTCCAGGGCCTCCACGATGACGCGGGTGCCGAAGGCGGTGGCTTCGAGCAGCGCGCGGTAGACGTCCTCCGGGCGGGTCGCGAGGGTGAGCCCCACGATCACCCCGGAGAGGTGGTGGTCGACGAGGACCGAACGGTTGCCGTTCAGCCAGTCGAGGGCGACCAGTCCGTGGCCGCCGACCGGCTGTCCGGCGGCCTTCCGCGTCAGCAGGGTGTGCAGGTCCTCGCCGCGGTCGGCGGCCTCCGCGAGGTAGTCCGCCGGGACGCCTTGGTCCAGTACCCAGGCGAAGATGTCGCCGACCGCGCTCTGGCCGGCCTCGTAGCCGTAGGTTCCCTCGACGATCCCACCGTGGACGACACCGCAGATGCCGGGGACGTCGGCGAGGACGGGAGCGTTCACGACGTGGCAGGTGGAGGTGCCCATGATGGCGAGCAGTTGTCCGTCCTCGACGGCCTGGGCCGCCGCCGCGGTGACATGGGCGTCGACGTTGCCCGCGGCCACGGCGATGCCGGGGCGCAGCCCCGTCCAGGCCGCCGCCTCGGAACTGAGCGAGCCCACGCGTGAGCCCAGCGCGGAGAGGGGGAATGCGAGGCGGGTGCGTGCGAAGTCGGCGAACCCGGGGTTCAGCGCGGCCAGGTACTCCTCGCTCGGGTAGGCGCCGTCCTGGTGGATGCCCTTGTACCCGGCGGTGCAGGCGTTGCGGGACTCGGTTCCGGTGAGCTGCCACACGATCCAGTCGGCGGCCTCGATCCACCGCGCACAGCTCGCGTAGACGTGCGGATCCTCCTCCAGGACCTGGAGGGCCTTCGCGAACTGCCACTCGGCGGAGATCCGGCCGCCGTAGCGGGCGATCCACTTCTCCCCGCGGGCGTGGGCGAGTTCGTTGATCCGGTCGGCGTGAGCCTGGGCGGCGTGGTGCTTCCACAGCTTGGGCCACGCGTGCGGCCGTCCGGCGAGTTCGGTCTCGGCGAGGGGAGTCCCGTCGGCCAGCGTGGGCAGGACGGTGCACGCGGTGAAGTCGGTGGCGATGCCGATCACGGCGGCGGGATCGATGCCGGCCGCGGCCACGGCCTCCGGGACGGCGCGGCGCAGTACGTCCCGCCAGTCCTGGGGGTGCTGCAGGGCCCAGTCGGGAGGCAGTTGCGCACCGCCGTGCGGCAGGTACCGGTCGATGACGCCGTGCCGGTAGGCGTGGACGGCGGCGGCCAGCTCCTGACCGTCGCGCACCCGCACCACCACGGCGCGGCCCGACAGCGTGCCGAAGTCGACGCCGACCGTGTACTGCTCCGATTCCTCGGAGTGCGGGGTGGGCGCGGGGGGATGGGGTGACGTCAACGGAGTGCCTTTCGAAGGAGCCGTGAGAAGGAGCCCGGTGGACGGGGTCGGGGCCCGTGACACTGGCGGTCGGCCGGGTGGTCCCCTCGCAGTGTGAGCGCTAACAATGTCGATAGGCAAGGGGTGGGTGCGAGTCGTGCGTGAACTCGGCCGGCGCGGCGGGCTCCGTATACGTCGGACGTCCGGGTCGATCTGCCGTCGCTACGGCGCGGTGGAGGCTCCACCTGGGTCGTGGGGCGGGTGCGGCGCGAGCGGGCGGAGTCCCGCCGCGCTGTCGCCGCCCGACGCGGTAACGGAGAGGTAACGCGCGCAAGGGGGTTGAGTAACCGGCTTGTTAGCGCTCACAATGCGACAGCGGCGCCCCCACTCCGCCGCGCCGGCCGTCACGCGCCGCCGAACTTCCGGTACACGTCTCGGGCCGAACCCCGGCCCCCGGTCGTGCCGCGCCTCCTCCGTACGCCCCGAAAGGACACTCGACATGGCTCGCAGAGCAGCTCTCGTCCTCACCGCCGCCCTTCTCGCCTCCTCGGCGCTGACCGCCTGCTCGACCAAGAGCCCCGCCCCCGGAGCCTCCACGGGAGCCAAGGCGGGCTCCGGCGGCACGATCACGCTCGGCTTCGCCCAGGTCGGCGCGGAGAGCGGTTGGCGTACCGCCAACACCAAGTCCGTCCAGGAGGCGGCGAAGAAGGCCGGCATCACGCTCAAGTTCTCCGACGCGCAGCAGAAGCAGGAGAACCAGATCAAGGCGATCCGCAACTTCATCCAGCAGAAGGTCGACGTCATCGCCTTCTCGCCGGTCGTGGAGTCCGGTTGGGACACGGTGCTGAAGGAGGCCAAGGACGCGGGCATCCCGGTGATCCTCACCGACCGCGCCGTGGACACGAAGGACACCACCCTCTACAAGTCCTTCCTCGGCTCGGACTTCGTCAAGGAGGGCAAGTCGGCGGGTGAGTGGCTGACCGGCGCGTACGCGAACGAACAGGGCCCGGTCAACATCGTCGAGCTCCAGGGCACCACGGGCTCCGCACCCGCCAACGACCGCAAGGCCGGCTTCGCCGACGCCATCGGCGGCGACGGCAAGTTCAAGATCGTCGCCTCGCAGTCGGGCGACTTCACCCGCGCCAAGGGCAAGGAAGTCATGCAGGCGTTCCTGAAGTCCCAGAAGGACATCGACGTCCTCTACGCCCACAACGACGACATGGCCCTCGGAGCCATCCAGGCCATCGAGGAGTCCGGCAAGAAGCCCGGCACGGACATCAAGGTGATCTCGGTGGACGGCATCAAGGACGCCTTCGTCGCGATGACCGAGGGCAAGATCAACGTCGTGGTGGAGTGCAACCCGATGCTCGGGGAGCAGCTGATGGAGCTGACCAAGAAGGTCGCGGCAGGGGAGAGCGTGCCGGCCCGTGTCGAGACCCAGGAGGGTGTCTTCACGCAGGACAAGGCCGCGGCCGCGCTGCCGACCCGGACCTACTGACGCGGCAGGTTCCGGTGCCGGCGCAGACCGGCCCGGTCCCTTTCGAGCCCGCTCCACCACCCCGCCCACGAGAGGAGGCCGGATGGCATCCCCGTCCACCCCGCGGCCCACGGACGCCGGCGATCCGCGGCCGGTCCTGGAAGCCCAGGGCATCCGCAAGCAGTTCCCGGGCGTACTCGCCCTCGACGGAGTCGCCCTGCGGCTCTTCCCCGGTGAGGTGCACGCCCTGATGGGCGAGAACGGCGCCGGCAAGTCCACCTTGATCAAGGTGCTCACCGGTGTCCACCCCGCCGACGGCGGCACCATCCTGGTCGACGGCCGGGCCCACGCGTTCGCGGACCCCCTCCAGGCGCAGCAGGCCGGAATCAGCACCGTCTACCAGGAGGTCAACCTCTGCCCGAACATCTCGGTCGCCGAGAACATCCTCATCGGGCGCGAACCGCGCCGGTTCGGTCTCATCCACTGGTCCGCGATGCGGCAGCGGGCGGCGCGGCTGCTGACGGAACTGGACCTCGACCTGGACGTCACCGGTCTGCTCGGTTCGCACTCCCTGGCGGTGCAGCAACTGATCGCCATCGTGCGGGCGGTGGACGTCTCGGCGAAGG
Coding sequences:
- the araB gene encoding ribulokinase → MTSPHPPAPTPHSEESEQYTVGVDFGTLSGRAVVVRVRDGQELAAAVHAYRHGVIDRYLPHGGAQLPPDWALQHPQDWRDVLRRAVPEAVAAAGIDPAAVIGIATDFTACTVLPTLADGTPLAETELAGRPHAWPKLWKHHAAQAHADRINELAHARGEKWIARYGGRISAEWQFAKALQVLEEDPHVYASCARWIEAADWIVWQLTGTESRNACTAGYKGIHQDGAYPSEEYLAALNPGFADFARTRLAFPLSALGSRVGSLSSEAAAWTGLRPGIAVAAGNVDAHVTAAAAQAVEDGQLLAIMGTSTCHVVNAPVLADVPGICGVVHGGIVEGTYGYEAGQSAVGDIFAWVLDQGVPADYLAEAADRGEDLHTLLTRKAAGQPVGGHGLVALDWLNGNRSVLVDHHLSGVIVGLTLATRPEDVYRALLEATAFGTRVIVEALEAGGVPVHEFIVAGGLAKNELLMQIYSDVLRRPVSLAASDQGPALGSAIHAAVAAGAHPDVRTATAAMGRRRPAVYTPDASRADAYDALFAEYRLLHDHFGAGGLLHRLRNIRDATHTAG
- a CDS encoding ABC transporter substrate-binding protein encodes the protein MARRAALVLTAALLASSALTACSTKSPAPGASTGAKAGSGGTITLGFAQVGAESGWRTANTKSVQEAAKKAGITLKFSDAQQKQENQIKAIRNFIQQKVDVIAFSPVVESGWDTVLKEAKDAGIPVILTDRAVDTKDTTLYKSFLGSDFVKEGKSAGEWLTGAYANEQGPVNIVELQGTTGSAPANDRKAGFADAIGGDGKFKIVASQSGDFTRAKGKEVMQAFLKSQKDIDVLYAHNDDMALGAIQAIEESGKKPGTDIKVISVDGIKDAFVAMTEGKINVVVECNPMLGEQLMELTKKVAAGESVPARVETQEGVFTQDKAAAALPTRTY